The proteins below are encoded in one region of Solenopsis invicta isolate M01_SB chromosome 8, UNIL_Sinv_3.0, whole genome shotgun sequence:
- the LOC105196502 gene encoding proliferating cell nuclear antigen, whose amino-acid sequence MFEARLVQSAILKKVLDAVKDLLTEATFECSDSGIQVQAMDNAHVSLVSLNLRSDGFDKYRCDRNLSMGMSISCMSKILRCAGGEDTVTLRALDNPESIVFIFESPNKDKLAEYEMKLINMDQEHLGIPETSYSCVVKMPTAEFTRICRDLSQFGESITFACSKEGIKFSASGDYGSANVKLAQTADADKEEEAVIIDMQEPVKLTFSCRYLNCFVKAGPLCNQVQLSMSDDVPLVCEYKIGDIGHIRYYLAPKIDDDEEN is encoded by the exons ATGTTTGAGGCACGTCTAGTACAGAGCGCGATCCTGAAGAAGGTTTTGGACGCGGTGAAGGATCTCCTGACCGAGGCAACTTTCGAATGCTCGGACTCGGGTATTCAAGTCCAGGCGATGGACAATGCGCACGTTTCCCTGGTCTCGTTGAATCTTAGGAGCGATGGTTTCGACAAGTACCGCTGCGATCGAAATCTGTCGATGGGGATGAGCATCAGTTG CATGTCAAAGATCTTACGATGCGCTGGTGGGGAGGACACGGTGACCCTCAGAGCATTGGACAACCCCGAGTCCATCGTTTTTATATTCGAATCACCGAACAAGGACAAGCTGGCTGAATACGAAATGAAATTGATCAATATGGATCAGGAACACTTGGGCATACCT GAGACCTCATACTCGTGCGTCGTGAAAATGCCGACCGCAGAATTCACCCGCATATGCAGAGACTTGAGCCAATTTGGAGAATCTATAACTTTCGCGTGTAGCAAGGAGGGTATCAAATTCAGCGCGTCTGGCGATTATGGTTCag CCAATGTTAAATTAGCGCAGACCGCAGACGCGGATAAAGAAGAAGAAGCGGTAATAATTGATATGCAGGAACCAGTGAAGTTAACGTTCTCCTGCCGTTATTTGAATTGCTTTGTAAAAGCTGGTCCTCTTTGCAATCAAGTTCAACTGTCTATGTCCGACGATGTGCCTCTAGTATGTGAATACAAGATCGGCGATATTGGACACATTAGGTATTACCTGGCGCCCAAGATCGACGAcgatgaagaaaattaa
- the LOC105196501 gene encoding myb-like protein X isoform X2: MSEREREKAWMSDAVQRSANANANECADGVLMDDDGLHNAISPRHLSSGSGQGRSCLFISCTEEWSCAHAVRLASLASSSWLRLSLMLTLRCVYVVTQEMLLSCKANHLEAGSMKRAVHEENSDNKRTFFKQESTINFGYDASTYANYTPSSSSTPSTIAQPLPGQPPLPPMPPPPSGVPPPPHVFGPVPSPIQWTHAHTPWQWITPQTSPLPPPNPHDLANTIPREIPLRGNYVRRERFHSRSNVFVQRNNFHRKNRRMVRFVGGQTQGQFDQAAYFGATLTGNLGLEWRRNNYTATNNAIINHMTVPIPNHPIPSIPSGIMSNRHSDEKEDQDVKIEKVVKKNKQRKPMSQNYVNKPWNREDAERALKIESEYNMKNKVNAQSLIIKFPDTDLDKDIVSKFHSDILNIHFQNPCGPRYCFIQMAEDVNIDEAIKDLEKIKFGLGYLKVEKKLLRDEDNPEEIDPYTLFIGNLPESVKTSEIKSKFPKAQDEETRKMKNTRNILMRYNSVDDAISDYKQAYGLMWDKRNINVRFRRKRGNTCSEEPKPDVKKVKEEPNNATQAEKERNANHIELQLNVNELKEEERNTDETVERKINHTDKSSANQNVEVRLQDNSNKVQGKPSSQIQENINSHLSGPSSGVDASVKVVQEEQRQSWTSQPLQTPSASETLPSRSIEAEEMLTQIKEEPIDYDDTDMYNMQSDDDDDDDDDDDDDDDDDDDNDDVEEPNDYNDEEDNAKDSENDDEDEDIDDDGNIAFRAKPSVTTRDNEEPSDHLDEMFSELENMTDDIGFLKH, from the exons atgagtgagagagagagagagaaagcatggaTGTCCGACGCAGTTCAACGTTCCGCGAACGCAAATGCGAATGAATGCGCTGATGGCGTTCTCATGGACGATGATGGATTGCATAACGCAATTTCGCCTCGTCATCTCTCGTCAGGATCGGGTCAGGGTCGTTCCTGTTTATTTATCTCTTGCACGGAAGAATGGTCGTGCGCGCATGCCGTGAGGTTGGCATCACTGGCGTCCTCGTCGTGGCTACGCTTGTCACTCATGCTCACGCTACGATGTGTTTACGTTGTAACTCAGGAAATGCTGCTATCTTGTAAGGCGAATCATCTTGAGGCTGGCAGTATGAAGCGCGCG GTGCACGAGGAAAACAGTGACAACAAACGGACCTTTTTCAAGCAGGAGTCTACCATCAACTTTGGATACGATGCCTCCACGTATGCCAATTAcacgccgtcgtcgtcgtccacaCCCTCCACTATCGCTCAACCTTTACCCGGGCAACCACCCCTGCCTCCTATGCCTCCACCGCCCAGTGGAGTCCCACCTCCGCCACATGTATTCGGACCAGTGCCTTCCCCGATTCAGtggacacacgcacacacccCCTGGCAGTGGATAACGCCGCAAACGTCTCCCTTGCCACCCCCAAATCCCCACGATCTCGCCAATACAATTCCCAGGGAGATTCCACTCAGGGGTAACTATGTACGTCGCGAAAGGTTTCACAGTAGGAGCAATGTATTCGTACAGAGAAATAATTTTCACCGTAAAAATAGAAGGATGGTGCGATTTGTCGGTGGACAGACGCAGGGTCAGTTTGATCAGGCGGCGTATTTCGGCGCGACATTGACGGGTAATCTCGGACTGGAGTGGCGGAGGAATAATTATACCGCGACTAATAACGCTATTATAAATCACATGACCGTTCCTATACCCAACCATCCCATACCTTCCATTCCATCAGGAATCATGAGCAACAGACACAGCGATGAGAAGGAGGATCAGGATGTGAAAATT GAAAAAGTGGTAAAGAAGAATAAGCAAAGAAAGCCAATGTCTCAAAATTACGTTAATAAACCGTGGAACAGAGAGGATGCCGAGAGAGCtctaaaaattgaaagtgaATACAACATGAAGAACAAAGTTAATGCTCagagtttaataattaaatttcccGACACGGATTTAGATAAGGACATTGTTAGCAAATTTCATTCTGACATACTGAacatacattttcaaaatcCATGTGGGCCGAGATATTGCTTCATTCAGATGGCGGAAGATGTGAATATTGACGAAGCTATAAAAGATTTGGAAAAGATTAAGTTTGGCTTAGGATACTTGAAGGTCGAGAAAAAGTTATTAAGAGACGAGGATAATCCCGAGGAGATAGATCCTTATACCTTGTTTATAGGAAACTTGCCCGAATCTGTTAAAACAAGcgagataaagagtaaatttcCAAAAGCACAAGATGAAGAAACGCGAAAGATGAAGAACACTCG aaatattctaaTGAGATATAATAGTGTAGACGATGCAATATCAGATTACAAGCAAGCATACGGTTTAATGTGGGACAAGAGGAACATTAACGTTAGATTTCGACGGAAGAGAGGTAACACTTGTTCCGAAGAACCTAAGCCTGATGTTAAAAAGGTTAAAGAGGAGCCAAATAACGCTACACAAGCGGAAAAGGAACGTAATGCGAATCACATTGAACTTCAGCTCAATGTTAACGAGTtgaaggaagaagaaagaaacacTGATGAAACAGTGGAACGTAAAATCAATCACACGGATAAATCATCGGCAAATCAAAATGTAGAGGTGCGATTACAAGATAATTCCAATAAAGTACAAGGAAAACCGTCCTCGCAAATTCAGGAAAACATAAACTCTCACTTGTCTGGGCCTTCGTCGGGCGTCGACGCGTCGGTTAAGGTAGTGCAAGAGGAACAGCGACAATCTTGG ACTTCGCAGCCTCTTCAAACGCCTTCAGCATCGGAGACTCTTCCATCACGTTCGATTGAAGCCGAGGAAATGCTCACACAGATCAAAGAGGAACCCATAGATTACGATGATACGGACATGTATAACATGCAATcagatgacgacgacgatgatgacgatgacgatgatgatgacgatgatgacgatgacgacaatGACGATGTTGAAGAACCGAATGATTACAATGACGAAGAGGACAATGCAAAGGACTCTGAGAATGATGATGAAGATGAAGATATCGACGACGATGGAAATATAGCGTTTAGGGCTAAGCCATCGGTAACAACACGAGATAACGAAGAACCGTCAGAT cATCTTGATGAGATGTTCAGCGAATTGGAGAATATGACGGACGACATCGGTTTTTTAAAACACTGA
- the LOC105196501 gene encoding myb-like protein X isoform X1 encodes MSEREREKAWMSDAVQRSANANANECADGVLMDDDGLHNAISPRHLSSGSGQGRSCLFISCTEEWSCAHAVRLASLASSSWLRLSLMLTLRCVYVVTQEMLLSCKANHLEAGSMKRAVHEENSDNKRTFFKQESTINFGYDASTYANYTPSSSSTPSTIAQPLPGQPPLPPMPPPPSGVPPPPHVFGPVPSPIQWTHAHTPWQWITPQTSPLPPPNPHDLANTIPREIPLRGNYVRRERFHSRSNVFVQRNNFHRKNRRMVRFVGGQTQGQFDQAAYFGATLTGNLGLEWRRNNYTATNNAIINHMTVPIPNHPIPSIPSGIMSNRHSDEKEDQDVKIEKVVKKNKQRKPMSQNYVNKPWNREDAERALKIESEYNMKNKVNAQSLIIKFPDTDLDKDIVSKFHSDILNIHFQNPCGPRYCFIQMAEDVNIDEAIKDLEKIKFGLGYLKVEKKLLRDEDNPEEIDPYTLFIGNLPESVKTSEIKSKFPKAQDEETRKMKNTRNILMRYNSVDDAISDYKQAYGLMWDKRNINVRFRRKRGNTCSEEPKPDVKKVKEEPNNATQAEKERNANHIELQLNVNELKEEERNTDETVERKINHTDKSSANQNVEVRLQDNSNKVQGKPSSQIQENINSHLSGPSSGVDASVKVVQEEQRQSWVIDTSQPLQTPSASETLPSRSIEAEEMLTQIKEEPIDYDDTDMYNMQSDDDDDDDDDDDDDDDDDDDNDDVEEPNDYNDEEDNAKDSENDDEDEDIDDDGNIAFRAKPSVTTRDNEEPSDHLDEMFSELENMTDDIGFLKH; translated from the exons atgagtgagagagagagagagaaagcatggaTGTCCGACGCAGTTCAACGTTCCGCGAACGCAAATGCGAATGAATGCGCTGATGGCGTTCTCATGGACGATGATGGATTGCATAACGCAATTTCGCCTCGTCATCTCTCGTCAGGATCGGGTCAGGGTCGTTCCTGTTTATTTATCTCTTGCACGGAAGAATGGTCGTGCGCGCATGCCGTGAGGTTGGCATCACTGGCGTCCTCGTCGTGGCTACGCTTGTCACTCATGCTCACGCTACGATGTGTTTACGTTGTAACTCAGGAAATGCTGCTATCTTGTAAGGCGAATCATCTTGAGGCTGGCAGTATGAAGCGCGCG GTGCACGAGGAAAACAGTGACAACAAACGGACCTTTTTCAAGCAGGAGTCTACCATCAACTTTGGATACGATGCCTCCACGTATGCCAATTAcacgccgtcgtcgtcgtccacaCCCTCCACTATCGCTCAACCTTTACCCGGGCAACCACCCCTGCCTCCTATGCCTCCACCGCCCAGTGGAGTCCCACCTCCGCCACATGTATTCGGACCAGTGCCTTCCCCGATTCAGtggacacacgcacacacccCCTGGCAGTGGATAACGCCGCAAACGTCTCCCTTGCCACCCCCAAATCCCCACGATCTCGCCAATACAATTCCCAGGGAGATTCCACTCAGGGGTAACTATGTACGTCGCGAAAGGTTTCACAGTAGGAGCAATGTATTCGTACAGAGAAATAATTTTCACCGTAAAAATAGAAGGATGGTGCGATTTGTCGGTGGACAGACGCAGGGTCAGTTTGATCAGGCGGCGTATTTCGGCGCGACATTGACGGGTAATCTCGGACTGGAGTGGCGGAGGAATAATTATACCGCGACTAATAACGCTATTATAAATCACATGACCGTTCCTATACCCAACCATCCCATACCTTCCATTCCATCAGGAATCATGAGCAACAGACACAGCGATGAGAAGGAGGATCAGGATGTGAAAATT GAAAAAGTGGTAAAGAAGAATAAGCAAAGAAAGCCAATGTCTCAAAATTACGTTAATAAACCGTGGAACAGAGAGGATGCCGAGAGAGCtctaaaaattgaaagtgaATACAACATGAAGAACAAAGTTAATGCTCagagtttaataattaaatttcccGACACGGATTTAGATAAGGACATTGTTAGCAAATTTCATTCTGACATACTGAacatacattttcaaaatcCATGTGGGCCGAGATATTGCTTCATTCAGATGGCGGAAGATGTGAATATTGACGAAGCTATAAAAGATTTGGAAAAGATTAAGTTTGGCTTAGGATACTTGAAGGTCGAGAAAAAGTTATTAAGAGACGAGGATAATCCCGAGGAGATAGATCCTTATACCTTGTTTATAGGAAACTTGCCCGAATCTGTTAAAACAAGcgagataaagagtaaatttcCAAAAGCACAAGATGAAGAAACGCGAAAGATGAAGAACACTCG aaatattctaaTGAGATATAATAGTGTAGACGATGCAATATCAGATTACAAGCAAGCATACGGTTTAATGTGGGACAAGAGGAACATTAACGTTAGATTTCGACGGAAGAGAGGTAACACTTGTTCCGAAGAACCTAAGCCTGATGTTAAAAAGGTTAAAGAGGAGCCAAATAACGCTACACAAGCGGAAAAGGAACGTAATGCGAATCACATTGAACTTCAGCTCAATGTTAACGAGTtgaaggaagaagaaagaaacacTGATGAAACAGTGGAACGTAAAATCAATCACACGGATAAATCATCGGCAAATCAAAATGTAGAGGTGCGATTACAAGATAATTCCAATAAAGTACAAGGAAAACCGTCCTCGCAAATTCAGGAAAACATAAACTCTCACTTGTCTGGGCCTTCGTCGGGCGTCGACGCGTCGGTTAAGGTAGTGCAAGAGGAACAGCGACAATCTTGGGtaatagat ACTTCGCAGCCTCTTCAAACGCCTTCAGCATCGGAGACTCTTCCATCACGTTCGATTGAAGCCGAGGAAATGCTCACACAGATCAAAGAGGAACCCATAGATTACGATGATACGGACATGTATAACATGCAATcagatgacgacgacgatgatgacgatgacgatgatgatgacgatgatgacgatgacgacaatGACGATGTTGAAGAACCGAATGATTACAATGACGAAGAGGACAATGCAAAGGACTCTGAGAATGATGATGAAGATGAAGATATCGACGACGATGGAAATATAGCGTTTAGGGCTAAGCCATCGGTAACAACACGAGATAACGAAGAACCGTCAGAT cATCTTGATGAGATGTTCAGCGAATTGGAGAATATGACGGACGACATCGGTTTTTTAAAACACTGA
- the LOC105196501 gene encoding zinc finger CCCH domain-containing protein 15 homolog isoform X3, translating to MNTAPTWERPAVHEENSDNKRTFFKQESTINFGYDASTYANYTPSSSSTPSTIAQPLPGQPPLPPMPPPPSGVPPPPHVFGPVPSPIQWTHAHTPWQWITPQTSPLPPPNPHDLANTIPREIPLRGNYVRRERFHSRSNVFVQRNNFHRKNRRMVRFVGGQTQGQFDQAAYFGATLTGNLGLEWRRNNYTATNNAIINHMTVPIPNHPIPSIPSGIMSNRHSDEKEDQDVKIEKVVKKNKQRKPMSQNYVNKPWNREDAERALKIESEYNMKNKVNAQSLIIKFPDTDLDKDIVSKFHSDILNIHFQNPCGPRYCFIQMAEDVNIDEAIKDLEKIKFGLGYLKVEKKLLRDEDNPEEIDPYTLFIGNLPESVKTSEIKSKFPKAQDEETRKMKNTRNILMRYNSVDDAISDYKQAYGLMWDKRNINVRFRRKRGNTCSEEPKPDVKKVKEEPNNATQAEKERNANHIELQLNVNELKEEERNTDETVERKINHTDKSSANQNVEVRLQDNSNKVQGKPSSQIQENINSHLSGPSSGVDASVKVVQEEQRQSWVIDTSQPLQTPSASETLPSRSIEAEEMLTQIKEEPIDYDDTDMYNMQSDDDDDDDDDDDDDDDDDDDNDDVEEPNDYNDEEDNAKDSENDDEDEDIDDDGNIAFRAKPSVTTRDNEEPSDHLDEMFSELENMTDDIGFLKH from the exons ATGAATACCGCTCCGACGTGGGAGCGCCCGGCC GTGCACGAGGAAAACAGTGACAACAAACGGACCTTTTTCAAGCAGGAGTCTACCATCAACTTTGGATACGATGCCTCCACGTATGCCAATTAcacgccgtcgtcgtcgtccacaCCCTCCACTATCGCTCAACCTTTACCCGGGCAACCACCCCTGCCTCCTATGCCTCCACCGCCCAGTGGAGTCCCACCTCCGCCACATGTATTCGGACCAGTGCCTTCCCCGATTCAGtggacacacgcacacacccCCTGGCAGTGGATAACGCCGCAAACGTCTCCCTTGCCACCCCCAAATCCCCACGATCTCGCCAATACAATTCCCAGGGAGATTCCACTCAGGGGTAACTATGTACGTCGCGAAAGGTTTCACAGTAGGAGCAATGTATTCGTACAGAGAAATAATTTTCACCGTAAAAATAGAAGGATGGTGCGATTTGTCGGTGGACAGACGCAGGGTCAGTTTGATCAGGCGGCGTATTTCGGCGCGACATTGACGGGTAATCTCGGACTGGAGTGGCGGAGGAATAATTATACCGCGACTAATAACGCTATTATAAATCACATGACCGTTCCTATACCCAACCATCCCATACCTTCCATTCCATCAGGAATCATGAGCAACAGACACAGCGATGAGAAGGAGGATCAGGATGTGAAAATT GAAAAAGTGGTAAAGAAGAATAAGCAAAGAAAGCCAATGTCTCAAAATTACGTTAATAAACCGTGGAACAGAGAGGATGCCGAGAGAGCtctaaaaattgaaagtgaATACAACATGAAGAACAAAGTTAATGCTCagagtttaataattaaatttcccGACACGGATTTAGATAAGGACATTGTTAGCAAATTTCATTCTGACATACTGAacatacattttcaaaatcCATGTGGGCCGAGATATTGCTTCATTCAGATGGCGGAAGATGTGAATATTGACGAAGCTATAAAAGATTTGGAAAAGATTAAGTTTGGCTTAGGATACTTGAAGGTCGAGAAAAAGTTATTAAGAGACGAGGATAATCCCGAGGAGATAGATCCTTATACCTTGTTTATAGGAAACTTGCCCGAATCTGTTAAAACAAGcgagataaagagtaaatttcCAAAAGCACAAGATGAAGAAACGCGAAAGATGAAGAACACTCG aaatattctaaTGAGATATAATAGTGTAGACGATGCAATATCAGATTACAAGCAAGCATACGGTTTAATGTGGGACAAGAGGAACATTAACGTTAGATTTCGACGGAAGAGAGGTAACACTTGTTCCGAAGAACCTAAGCCTGATGTTAAAAAGGTTAAAGAGGAGCCAAATAACGCTACACAAGCGGAAAAGGAACGTAATGCGAATCACATTGAACTTCAGCTCAATGTTAACGAGTtgaaggaagaagaaagaaacacTGATGAAACAGTGGAACGTAAAATCAATCACACGGATAAATCATCGGCAAATCAAAATGTAGAGGTGCGATTACAAGATAATTCCAATAAAGTACAAGGAAAACCGTCCTCGCAAATTCAGGAAAACATAAACTCTCACTTGTCTGGGCCTTCGTCGGGCGTCGACGCGTCGGTTAAGGTAGTGCAAGAGGAACAGCGACAATCTTGGGtaatagat ACTTCGCAGCCTCTTCAAACGCCTTCAGCATCGGAGACTCTTCCATCACGTTCGATTGAAGCCGAGGAAATGCTCACACAGATCAAAGAGGAACCCATAGATTACGATGATACGGACATGTATAACATGCAATcagatgacgacgacgatgatgacgatgacgatgatgatgacgatgatgacgatgacgacaatGACGATGTTGAAGAACCGAATGATTACAATGACGAAGAGGACAATGCAAAGGACTCTGAGAATGATGATGAAGATGAAGATATCGACGACGATGGAAATATAGCGTTTAGGGCTAAGCCATCGGTAACAACACGAGATAACGAAGAACCGTCAGAT cATCTTGATGAGATGTTCAGCGAATTGGAGAATATGACGGACGACATCGGTTTTTTAAAACACTGA